A genomic stretch from Sander vitreus isolate 19-12246 chromosome 17, sanVit1, whole genome shotgun sequence includes:
- the LOC144532862 gene encoding monocarboxylate transporter 12-B-like: MAGTKVEKLEGGRRLPGVTAPPEGGWGWMIVASCFLATICIRAVTRCVSMFFVEFQLHFEKDYSTTSWINSLIDATTMLCAPLGGFLGDRLSCRATVILGGLLSSSGLVLSSFASSLEYLYISLGILPGLGFALSYTPAIAMVGRYFSERKALAYGIAMSGSGIGTLILAPAVQLLIEYYSWRGALLILGGFVSNLCVCGALMRPLEPRRSEGIWENNMANLEKYCMTTAVDSKDTEQVPADCSQVEAKQLEINNLMDTQRLLIASGALKNIKLVQGNIALLSSSSLSDRKIADCILFSNKLTETMPGVLKRSDPKLANASTIEDSKLVESKKLNKAAADMDAKIAEPLVSTNTSSRGFCLESREEFGFLVIPDFLILSVSLLFLAYGCSAPVVYLVPYALSMGVEPQQAAFLMSIFGVSGIVGNITFGWITDRQCLKKYRMLSYMMAIGMDGLCCMFIHLLHSFPLLVPFSVLYGYFDGAYVALIPVVTSDVAGSTYLTSALGVVFFLHGIPYLISPPIGGWLVDRTGNYKATFFLSGACFMFSSVVLGAAMLVRRCRTSKSNSAAQLNPNHTAAAAQQSII, translated from the exons ATGGCAGGTACCAAGGTGGAGAAGCTCGAGGGAGGCAGAAGGCTACCGGGAGTCACGGCCCCACCGGAAGGTGGCTGGGGCTGGATGATCGTCGCTAGCTGTTTCCTTGCCACCATCTGCATCCGGGCAGTGACcag ATGTGTTTCCATGTTCTTTGTGGAGTTCCAGCTGCACTTTGAGAAGGATTATTCGACCACCTCCTGGATCAATAGTCTGATCGACGCCACCACCATGCTCTGTG CTCCTCTgggtggtttccttggggaccGACTCTCCTGCAGAGCTACAGTGATCCTGGGAGGTCTGCTGTCTTCTTCTGGTCTGGTCCTCAGCTCCTTCGCTTCCAGTCTGGAATATCTATACATCTCCCTGGGCATCCTCCCAG GTCTTGGCTTTGCTCTTAGCTACACACCAGCTATAGCAATGGTTGGGAGGTACTTCAGTGAGAGGAAAGCTCTGGCCTATGGCATCGCCATGTCTG GGAGTGGCATTGGGACCTTAATCCTGGCTCCTGCAGTCCAACTGCTTATAGAGTATTACTCCTGGAGAGGAGCTCTGCTCATCCTGGGAGGATTTGTTTCcaacctgtgtgtctgtggtgctCTGATGAGGCCGCTGGAACCAAGAAGAAGTGAAGG GATATGGGAGAACAATATGGCAAACCTGGAGAAATATTGTATGACAACAGCAGTGGATTCCAAAGACACTGAACAAGTACCTGCTGACTGCAGCCAAGTGGAGGCAAAGCAGCTGGAAATAAACAACTTAATGGATACTCAAAGGCTACTTATAGCCAGTGGAGCACTCAAAAACATCAAACTAGTTCAGGGGAACATAGCGCTGCTATCAAGTTCAAGCCTGTCTGATCGGAAGATAGCtgattgcattttatttagcaaCAAGCTAACAGAGACAATGCCAGGGGTGCTCAAACGCTCAGATCCTAAACTAGCAAATGCTAGCACAATTGAAGACTCAAAATTGGTGGAAAGCAAGAAATTGAACAAGGCAGCAGCTGACATGGATGCTAAGATAGCAGAGCCTTTAGTGAGCACAAACACTTCATCCAGAGGTTTTTGTCTCGAGTCCAGGGAAGAGTTTGGATTTCTTGTGATACCCGACTTCCTGATTCTGTCTGTGTCCTTACTGTTTCTGGCTTATGGCTGCAGCGCTCCAGTAGTTTACCTGGTTCCTTATGCCCTCAGCATGGGGGTGGAGCCCCAGCAGGCTGCCTTCCTCATGTCCATATTCGGAGTCAGCGGCATTGTGGGTAACATCACCTTTGGATGGATCACAGACAGGCA GTGTCTGAAGAAGTATCGCATGCTGAGCTACATGATGGCGATAGGCATGGAtggcctttgctgcatgttcaTCCACCTCCTTCACTCCTTCCCCCTCCTGGTCCCATTTTCTGTACTCTATGGGTACTTTGACGGGGCGTATGTGGCGCTTATTCCAGTGGTGACCTCTGATGTTGCGGGCTCCACCTACCTGACCTCCGCTCTGGGTGTTGTCTTCTTCCTGCATGGCATCCCCTACCTGATTAGCCCACCAATAGGAG GTTGGTTAGTAGACAGGACGGGAAATTACAAGGCAACCTTCTTTCTCAGCGGGGCTTGCTTCATGTTCAGCTCTGTGGTTCTAGGAGCTGCCATGCTCGTCAGACGCTGCCGGACGTCCAAGTCTAACTCAGCTGCACAATTAAATCCcaatcacactgctgctgcagctcagcAGAGCATCATATAA